A stretch of the Sphingobacterium thalpophilum genome encodes the following:
- a CDS encoding cytochrome c maturation protein CcmE domain-containing protein, whose amino-acid sequence MKKSSIILIAIIAVAIAMILVIYTDSSTYSTFTEAKEKKTELYVVGQLNKQKALHYDPKTDANKFTFFMYDNEGTECEVVFRGAKPQDIERSEQIVLTGKMDGNVFRASKILMKCPSKYNDKSVVTEINATAFNN is encoded by the coding sequence ATGAAAAAAAGTTCGATCATTCTAATCGCTATCATTGCTGTGGCCATCGCCATGATACTTGTGATCTATACCGATTCAAGTACATACTCCACATTTACCGAGGCAAAAGAAAAGAAAACAGAACTATATGTTGTGGGCCAGCTCAACAAGCAGAAGGCGCTTCATTATGATCCAAAGACGGACGCCAATAAATTTACATTTTTTATGTATGACAACGAGGGTACCGAGTGTGAAGTGGTGTTCAGGGGAGCCAAACCTCAGGATATTGAGCGTTCGGAGCAGATCGTTCTGACGGGTAAAATGGACGGCAACGTTTTTAGAGCCAGCAAAATACTGATGAAATGCCCATCTAAATATAACGATAAATCGGTGGTCACCGAGATCAATGCAACGGCTTTCAATAATTAA
- a CDS encoding FMN-binding glutamate synthase family protein yields MEVRKLIISIMVVINLIIVSFGFIFTPSWFWLLIIPFPLLLIALYHSFQTRHAILRNYPLVGYFRFIFESIRPELRQYFWESDMDGRPFNRRQRSIVYQRAKNQRETVAFGMQSDPQAVGNEWAAHSVFPCHIENHDLRTVVGNEACKKPYSLSVFNISAMSYGALSKTAITALNKGAALQNFAHNTGEGGISDYHNNGGDLIWQVGTGYFGCRNAEGKFDPELFREKSNRENVKMIELKLSQGAKPGHGGILPAAKNTPEVAAIRHVIPGTDVMSPPAHSAFSTPTEMMHFLQQMRELSGGKPIGFKICIGDKNEFIDICHAMQNTQIFPDFISVDGSEGGTGAAPLEFTDNLGMPLYDALAFVTKTLIAFGLKKHIKLIVSSRIVTGFDILKVIALGADACYSARGMMFALGCIQALKCNEDVCPVGVATQQPHLYKGLDVNDKYVRVAQFHRNTLRATVEIMEACGFKTLADVSADKFFRKVDATRTLSFQEIYFGTEGKLVNSHTDFESKLFED; encoded by the coding sequence ATGGAAGTTAGAAAACTCATTATTTCAATAATGGTTGTGATTAATTTAATCATTGTATCATTTGGATTTATATTCACGCCAAGCTGGTTTTGGCTGTTGATTATACCCTTCCCCCTATTATTGATCGCATTATACCATAGTTTCCAGACCAGACACGCCATCCTGCGCAACTATCCGCTGGTTGGATACTTTCGTTTTATTTTTGAGTCGATCCGTCCCGAGCTGAGACAATATTTCTGGGAATCCGATATGGACGGGCGCCCCTTTAACAGAAGACAGCGTTCTATCGTGTATCAACGCGCAAAAAACCAGCGTGAGACGGTAGCCTTCGGTATGCAGAGTGACCCGCAGGCTGTAGGAAACGAATGGGCCGCACACTCGGTTTTTCCATGCCATATCGAAAATCATGACCTGCGTACGGTAGTAGGCAACGAGGCCTGTAAAAAGCCTTACAGCTTAAGTGTATTCAATATCTCGGCCATGAGTTACGGAGCATTGAGCAAGACGGCTATCACGGCATTAAATAAAGGTGCTGCCTTGCAAAACTTTGCGCATAATACCGGCGAAGGTGGGATCAGTGATTACCACAACAACGGTGGTGACCTAATCTGGCAGGTGGGTACAGGATATTTTGGCTGCCGGAATGCGGAGGGCAAATTCGACCCCGAGCTCTTCCGTGAGAAATCCAACCGCGAGAATGTCAAAATGATTGAACTTAAGCTCTCACAGGGAGCAAAACCGGGGCATGGGGGTATTTTGCCCGCAGCCAAAAACACGCCTGAGGTCGCTGCCATCCGGCACGTCATCCCAGGAACGGACGTCATGTCGCCTCCCGCACACAGTGCGTTCTCCACGCCAACGGAAATGATGCATTTCCTGCAGCAGATGCGTGAACTATCGGGTGGGAAACCCATCGGATTCAAAATCTGTATCGGCGATAAAAATGAATTCATCGATATCTGCCATGCGATGCAGAATACTCAGATCTTCCCCGACTTTATCTCGGTCGACGGATCTGAAGGGGGAACCGGTGCCGCACCATTGGAATTTACAGATAACCTGGGAATGCCGCTTTATGATGCCCTAGCTTTCGTAACCAAAACACTAATCGCTTTCGGTCTGAAAAAACATATTAAGCTGATCGTGTCCAGCCGCATTGTGACCGGCTTTGATATCTTAAAAGTCATTGCACTGGGAGCTGATGCTTGTTATAGTGCCCGTGGGATGATGTTTGCCCTAGGCTGTATCCAGGCGCTAAAATGTAATGAGGACGTCTGTCCTGTCGGTGTGGCAACACAACAACCACACTTGTATAAAGGCCTTGATGTCAACGACAAATATGTACGTGTGGCCCAATTCCACCGTAATACCTTACGCGCCACCGTGGAGATTATGGAAGCCTGTGGGTTCAAGACCCTGGCCGACGTATCTGCAGATAAATTTTTCCGAAAAGTAGATGCAACCCGGACATTGAGTTTTCAGGAGATCTACTTTGGTACCGAAGGCAAATTGGTCAACAGCCACACGGACTTTGAGAGCAAGCTCTTCGAGGACTAA
- a CDS encoding Rossmann-like and DUF2520 domain-containing protein, giving the protein MNIVILGSGNAATHFAQQFQKRGHQIVQIYSKTKANANALAFALQSAATDDLSQLQPDADLYFIAVSDGAIPTLVSQLASGIKGIVVHCSGATDIAALNRFTNYGVIYPPQSLSKNKSVDFAEIPLCVEGNTTTNAQLLLRLARELSAQSLLCNSPQRMAIHLSAVIVNNFTNILYQMAYELLAENSLPFDLVRPIILETAEKVQNHIPFTVQTGPARRGDEDTIQKHLKFISNKPDLQQIYQLLTQQITKRK; this is encoded by the coding sequence ATGAACATTGTGATCTTAGGAAGCGGGAATGCCGCAACGCATTTTGCACAACAGTTCCAAAAGAGAGGGCATCAGATCGTTCAGATTTATAGTAAAACAAAGGCCAATGCGAATGCATTGGCCTTTGCGCTTCAATCTGCTGCGACGGATGATCTGTCGCAGCTACAGCCTGATGCTGATCTATACTTCATCGCCGTAAGTGATGGAGCTATCCCGACACTCGTCAGCCAGCTGGCATCAGGCATTAAGGGAATCGTTGTCCATTGCTCGGGGGCTACCGACATAGCGGCATTGAACCGCTTTACAAACTATGGTGTGATTTACCCGCCCCAGTCATTGTCGAAAAACAAATCTGTTGATTTTGCCGAAATACCGCTTTGTGTAGAAGGGAATACAACGACAAACGCGCAGTTGCTGCTCCGGCTAGCACGCGAACTTTCAGCACAGAGCCTGCTCTGCAATTCGCCGCAGCGAATGGCGATTCATCTATCCGCTGTTATAGTCAACAACTTCACAAATATTCTTTACCAAATGGCATACGAGCTGCTGGCTGAAAACAGTTTACCGTTTGACCTGGTGCGGCCGATCATCCTGGAAACGGCAGAAAAGGTTCAAAATCACATTCCATTTACAGTTCAGACAGGCCCCGCCCGTCGCGGGGATGAAGACACCATACAAAAACATTTGAAATTTATTAGTAATAAACCAGATTTACAGCAAATCTATCAACTTTTAACGCAACAGATTACTAAAAGAAAATAG
- a CDS encoding heme lyase CcmF/NrfE family subunit: MDVNYVGEHLLPGQIGQFFIVLSFGAAILSCISYFFATRHPEESSWKKLARIGFWINAVSVVAIGGTLFYIIYNHLFEYNYAWAHSSKTLPTYYIISSFWEGQEGSFWLWMFWQTVLGAILLFKAKSWESSVMTFVMLCQAFLASMLVGVELFGLRIGSSPFILLREAMDIPIFKQANYVSLITDGNGLNPLLQNYWMVIHPPTLFLGFASMIVPFAYATGALWTRRYKEWINAALPWALFAVMILGAGIIMGSFWAYEALNFGGFWAWDPVENASIIPWFTLIAAVHVMIAYKNSGHSYFTATFLAMISFVLVIYASYLTRSGILGETSVHSFTDLGMSGQLILFNVVFLIIMVVFLAVKKKEMPITEKDEDIYSREFWLFIGALVLTVACAQIIASTSIPVFNKIFGTKVAPPLEPIQHYNKWQSGFAVIVMIMTGFTQFLKYKRTDSRKFLASTVASLVIALLLTAAITYITKTYSNLIYMLITFSSTFCILANIRVLGDAFKGKWKLAGSSVAHIGFGLLLIGAMVAAATNEVISVNNTGYIAVSGFDKVEKPGDNLFLTEGQPVQMGEYKITYIGDSIVAPNTYYKIKYERVDEETGKVKEEFILQPFAQNNAKMGGLIGTPATKHYITHDIYTLITAAAAESQAQHAQVAAEDKTGFEDYEEPATYQVNIGDTLRYRNGYYVIEGLNRDAHLEKIPKGPNDIMVGLKIKVFAADNKQYEVQPIYLIKDGGVYDFNKDVTEQGLKFRFTGIKPDQDKLEIMVYQKPLPEKKWVVFKAIKFPYINFFWCGTIVMTIGFIMSIVRRNKEQKRKLAK, from the coding sequence ATGGACGTTAACTACGTTGGTGAACACCTGCTGCCGGGTCAGATCGGACAGTTTTTTATTGTACTTTCTTTCGGTGCAGCAATTTTATCCTGTATCAGTTATTTTTTCGCGACTAGACACCCTGAAGAGAGTTCATGGAAAAAGCTCGCCCGTATTGGTTTTTGGATCAATGCGGTCTCTGTTGTAGCTATTGGTGGTACATTATTTTATATCATCTACAACCATCTGTTTGAATATAATTACGCCTGGGCACACTCCTCCAAGACGTTACCCACCTACTACATCATTTCCAGTTTCTGGGAAGGACAGGAAGGTAGTTTCTGGTTATGGATGTTCTGGCAGACTGTGCTGGGTGCCATACTGCTCTTTAAAGCCAAAAGCTGGGAATCCTCTGTCATGACATTTGTCATGCTGTGCCAGGCATTCTTAGCCTCCATGCTGGTGGGCGTCGAACTCTTCGGTCTACGCATCGGCAGTTCGCCCTTTATATTGCTGCGCGAGGCGATGGACATTCCTATCTTCAAGCAGGCCAATTACGTATCATTAATCACTGACGGCAACGGCTTAAACCCGCTGCTACAAAACTATTGGATGGTCATTCACCCGCCGACCTTATTTCTGGGCTTTGCGTCCATGATTGTGCCATTTGCTTATGCAACGGGAGCCTTATGGACTAGACGTTATAAAGAATGGATCAATGCAGCGCTGCCATGGGCGCTATTCGCGGTGATGATCCTCGGTGCAGGCATCATCATGGGTTCCTTCTGGGCGTACGAAGCGCTCAACTTTGGCGGCTTTTGGGCATGGGATCCGGTAGAGAATGCTTCCATTATCCCCTGGTTTACACTGATCGCTGCAGTGCACGTCATGATCGCCTACAAAAACTCGGGCCACTCCTATTTCACGGCCACCTTCTTGGCGATGATCAGCTTCGTCCTGGTCATTTATGCTTCTTACCTCACACGCAGTGGTATCCTCGGAGAGACTTCTGTCCACTCGTTTACCGACCTGGGCATGAGCGGACAGCTTATCCTATTTAATGTCGTGTTCCTGATTATTATGGTAGTCTTCCTTGCGGTAAAAAAGAAGGAAATGCCGATCACCGAAAAAGACGAGGACATCTACTCTAGAGAGTTCTGGCTGTTTATTGGTGCCTTGGTACTTACGGTGGCCTGTGCGCAGATTATCGCCTCCACCTCCATCCCGGTATTCAACAAGATATTCGGCACGAAAGTAGCGCCACCGCTGGAACCTATTCAGCATTACAACAAATGGCAGTCTGGCTTTGCAGTCATCGTGATGATCATGACCGGATTTACCCAGTTTTTAAAATACAAACGCACCGACAGCCGTAAATTTCTGGCTTCGACAGTAGCATCGTTGGTGATAGCACTATTGCTGACTGCGGCAATTACCTACATTACCAAAACATACAGCAACCTGATCTACATGCTGATCACCTTTTCGAGCACCTTCTGTATATTGGCTAATATCCGCGTCCTTGGGGATGCTTTCAAAGGAAAATGGAAGCTGGCCGGCTCCTCGGTGGCCCACATTGGATTTGGACTACTATTGATCGGCGCCATGGTAGCGGCAGCTACCAATGAGGTGATTTCCGTCAATAACACAGGATATATTGCGGTATCTGGATTTGACAAGGTGGAAAAACCAGGTGACAACCTGTTCCTTACCGAAGGTCAGCCCGTGCAGATGGGTGAATATAAAATCACGTATATCGGCGACAGCATTGTTGCACCAAACACCTATTATAAGATTAAATACGAGCGGGTAGATGAGGAAACAGGCAAAGTCAAAGAAGAATTTATCCTGCAGCCATTTGCTCAGAACAACGCAAAAATGGGCGGTCTTATCGGTACTCCGGCGACCAAGCATTACATCACGCACGATATCTATACCCTGATCACGGCTGCGGCCGCAGAAAGTCAGGCGCAGCATGCGCAGGTAGCAGCCGAGGACAAAACCGGCTTTGAAGACTATGAGGAGCCTGCAACCTATCAGGTCAATATCGGTGATACGCTACGTTACCGAAACGGATATTACGTCATCGAGGGGCTCAACCGCGATGCACATCTGGAAAAAATCCCAAAAGGCCCCAACGATATTATGGTCGGACTGAAAATCAAGGTCTTTGCAGCCGACAACAAACAATATGAGGTACAGCCGATCTACCTGATCAAAGATGGTGGTGTCTACGACTTCAACAAGGACGTTACTGAACAGGGACTGAAATTTCGCTTTACAGGCATCAAGCCGGACCAGGATAAACTGGAGATCATGGTCTATCAAAAGCCGCTGCCGGAAAAGAAATGGGTTGTCTTTAAGGCCATCAAGTTCCCTTATATCAATTTCTTCTGGTGCGGAACGATTGTCATGACCATTGGTTTTATCATGTCTATTGTCAGGAGAAACAAAGAGCAAAAACGAAAATTAGCTAAATAA
- a CDS encoding polyprenyl synthetase family protein, protein MQHLQQLVIEAIEKSQFPATPTNLYDPIRYILTLGGKRVRPVLTLMAAELFGMQQMEEIIPAAKAVEFFHNFSLIHDDLMDKAPLRRGKTTVHEKWDANIAILSGDGLLVKAYEEISKCNPVYLPATLKILSKVAMEVCEGQQLDMDYEMRESLSMNEYLEMIRLKTSVLLGGALQLGAILSGADAQQQQLIYDFGENVGLAFQLQDDILDAYGDPDTFGKIVGGDIMINKKTFLLVKLMEVIAPADRPHMEQLLQSTVDTRPTKVADMLALYDKYEVRKSADELKDNYTQKAFEKMEALDVPKQRKEALLVLANSLLVRQQ, encoded by the coding sequence ATGCAACATTTACAACAGCTCGTAATAGAGGCGATAGAGAAAAGTCAATTTCCAGCAACACCAACCAATTTATATGATCCCATACGGTATATATTGACTTTGGGCGGAAAGCGGGTGCGGCCGGTGCTCACCTTGATGGCAGCGGAGTTATTTGGTATGCAACAGATGGAGGAAATCATTCCTGCAGCGAAAGCAGTCGAATTTTTTCATAACTTTTCCTTGATTCACGACGATCTGATGGATAAGGCTCCCTTGCGGCGGGGGAAAACCACCGTTCATGAAAAGTGGGATGCCAATATCGCTATCTTATCTGGCGATGGCCTGTTGGTGAAGGCGTATGAAGAAATATCTAAATGTAATCCGGTCTACCTGCCCGCGACGCTCAAGATTTTAAGTAAAGTTGCCATGGAGGTTTGTGAAGGACAGCAGCTGGATATGGATTACGAAATGCGTGAATCGCTGAGCATGAACGAGTACCTGGAGATGATCCGTCTGAAAACGTCGGTGCTATTGGGCGGAGCTCTACAGCTAGGTGCTATTCTGTCGGGAGCAGATGCGCAACAGCAGCAATTGATATATGACTTTGGCGAAAATGTCGGGCTGGCCTTTCAGCTGCAGGACGATATTCTGGATGCTTATGGCGATCCGGATACCTTTGGGAAAATTGTGGGCGGCGATATAATGATCAATAAGAAAACCTTTTTATTGGTCAAATTGATGGAGGTCATTGCGCCGGCAGACAGACCACATATGGAGCAGCTGTTGCAATCTACAGTCGACACGCGGCCGACCAAAGTTGCAGATATGCTAGCCCTTTACGATAAGTATGAAGTCAGAAAATCAGCAGACGAACTCAAAGATAACTATACCCAGAAGGCCTTTGAAAAAATGGAGGCGCTAGATGTACCAAAGCAGCGGAAGGAAGCGTTATTAGTGTTAGCAAATAGCCTACTGGTACGTCAGCAATAG
- the mnmD gene encoding tRNA (5-methylaminomethyl-2-thiouridine)(34)-methyltransferase MnmD translates to MDFVTTGDGSKTLYNAAIGECYHSRHGAVQESRHVFVKMGLEHYVQQTVTGDIAVLEVGFGTGLNLLQTGEYILDKPLQVDYVGIEGFPLPLATIAATGYDESVDSGLWSAYLEGYEKALEGPIQLNAGLQLHIAHSLLMDFQSDRQFDVVYFDAFAAVHQPEMWNDAALGHVAQFVRPGGVFVTYAITGNLKRSMKSLGFKIEKAPGAPGKREMLRATRI, encoded by the coding sequence ATGGATTTTGTAACGACAGGAGATGGTTCGAAGACCTTATATAATGCGGCGATAGGAGAATGCTATCACTCCAGACATGGCGCAGTGCAGGAGAGCAGACATGTATTTGTGAAGATGGGGCTAGAACATTATGTTCAGCAGACCGTAACAGGGGATATCGCTGTTTTGGAAGTCGGCTTTGGAACAGGGTTAAACTTGCTGCAGACAGGGGAGTATATTCTTGACAAACCCTTACAGGTAGATTATGTTGGTATTGAGGGCTTCCCTTTGCCCTTGGCCACTATTGCGGCAACGGGTTACGATGAAAGTGTGGATTCAGGACTGTGGTCCGCTTATCTTGAGGGGTACGAAAAAGCATTGGAGGGACCTATACAGCTGAATGCGGGATTGCAATTGCATATCGCGCACAGTCTTTTGATGGATTTTCAGTCCGACCGTCAATTTGATGTGGTTTATTTCGATGCTTTCGCGGCTGTTCACCAGCCTGAGATGTGGAACGATGCTGCCTTAGGACATGTGGCACAGTTTGTCCGGCCTGGAGGAGTTTTTGTTACCTATGCCATCACAGGCAACCTTAAACGCAGCATGAAATCGTTGGGTTTTAAGATTGAGAAAGCACCTGGTGCACCGGGAAAGAGAGAAATGCTGCGCGCTACCAGAATTTGA
- a CDS encoding lipid A deacylase LpxR family protein, whose translation MNVALRSLLLWYGIVFPFFFVFGQVRWRNQEVSVQNDNDVYLLIGQDRYYTNGINVNYRIALPSAGPQPQSNTVLDFEIGQRIYNGISILDYRGQPKDYDRPFAGYLYLSGGATRFLSADQLIEGKVEFGQIGQRSYGEEAQRFIHHLFGMYEATGWDTQLSNAFGVDLHAKYLKGLYRNRAQSFDLGVKTQAVLGMNNTNIQAGLPVRVGKLKPYQASTFTYGHLTQARQAGEKEWYFVYQPSLARIFYNSTIRGGLGKDDPVGRLYQVEPWMISHRVGFHWSDHKINYGISYIFNSKELQGVFYRHQYGELFFSYRF comes from the coding sequence ATGAATGTTGCTTTGCGGTCTTTACTGCTATGGTATGGAATTGTATTTCCATTTTTTTTTGTTTTTGGGCAGGTAAGATGGCGCAATCAGGAAGTCTCCGTTCAGAACGACAATGACGTTTATTTGTTGATCGGACAGGACCGTTATTACACCAATGGCATCAATGTCAATTACCGGATAGCTTTGCCATCGGCCGGACCGCAGCCGCAGTCTAATACCGTGCTGGACTTTGAGATCGGGCAGCGAATTTACAATGGCATCAGCATCCTCGATTACCGCGGGCAGCCGAAGGACTATGACCGGCCTTTTGCGGGATATTTATATTTAAGTGGTGGCGCAACACGCTTTTTATCTGCTGATCAGCTGATAGAGGGAAAAGTGGAGTTCGGGCAGATCGGACAGCGCTCTTACGGCGAAGAGGCCCAGCGGTTTATCCATCATCTATTTGGTATGTATGAGGCAACAGGCTGGGATACACAGCTTAGCAATGCATTTGGTGTCGATCTGCATGCAAAATATTTGAAAGGGCTTTACCGCAATCGCGCACAGTCCTTTGATCTGGGGGTAAAAACACAGGCCGTGCTTGGGATGAACAATACGAATATTCAGGCCGGACTGCCGGTACGGGTTGGTAAGCTGAAGCCCTATCAGGCTTCCACCTTCACCTATGGTCATCTGACACAGGCCCGGCAGGCCGGAGAGAAGGAATGGTATTTTGTTTACCAGCCCAGCCTTGCGCGGATTTTTTATAATTCGACCATCCGGGGCGGCCTGGGCAAAGATGATCCTGTCGGCAGACTGTATCAGGTGGAACCTTGGATGATCAGCCACAGGGTCGGCTTTCATTGGTCAGACCATAAGATCAATTATGGCATCAGCTATATTTTTAATTCGAAGGAACTGCAAGGGGTTTTTTACCGACACCAATACGGCGAGCTGTTTTTTTCCTACCGTTTCTGA
- a CDS encoding dicarboxylate/amino acid:cation symporter: MEKKNREMKYAAKTFLHNYGSILFLLFGISLGSVIGIFFPHAVDSLKPIGDIFLNLLFVSVIPLVFFAIAASVANIEGDRVLGRIIGTMAAVFIVGIVIAGLASIIFLYLFPLSTDLPVEQSKEIIDTAKDDSWAEKIVRFLTVSEFSSLLSRQNMLAFVIFSFLVGIATRQSAAAGDLFRKFINSGNAVMGNLLVMVMRLAPIGLGAYFAYQVGTLGPQLFGFYAKPIGLYYIFGLLYFFTVFSLFAFFAYGIRGVKLYWKNNILPSLTSLSSCSSLATMPANLLAAKSIGIPDTVASVVIPLGTTLHKHGSAISCIFKIYVALLLSGQDFFNPANLIMAVGITLLVSIVAGGIPNGGYIGEMLIISVYQMPTEVIPSIMIIATLVDPLATMLNATGDTVAAMLTARLTGQKLSPHETASSE; this comes from the coding sequence ATGGAAAAGAAAAATAGGGAGATGAAATACGCAGCAAAAACTTTCCTGCACAACTATGGCAGTATTTTATTTCTGCTGTTTGGTATCAGTCTTGGCAGTGTGATCGGTATCTTTTTTCCTCATGCAGTAGATAGTCTTAAGCCAATCGGGGATATCTTTCTCAACCTACTCTTTGTCAGCGTCATACCACTGGTATTCTTTGCCATAGCAGCATCTGTCGCCAATATCGAGGGTGACCGGGTTCTGGGCCGCATCATTGGTACGATGGCTGCCGTATTTATCGTGGGCATTGTCATCGCTGGACTGGCAAGCATTATTTTTCTCTATCTTTTTCCGCTTAGCACAGATCTGCCGGTCGAACAGAGCAAGGAAATTATCGATACGGCAAAGGATGATTCCTGGGCAGAAAAGATCGTCCGCTTCCTCACCGTGAGTGAATTTTCTAGCCTGTTGTCGCGACAGAATATGCTGGCATTTGTTATATTCTCCTTTCTTGTAGGCATCGCAACACGTCAATCTGCGGCAGCCGGAGATCTTTTCAGAAAGTTTATCAATTCGGGAAATGCGGTCATGGGCAATCTGCTCGTCATGGTCATGAGACTCGCGCCTATCGGCCTCGGTGCGTATTTTGCCTACCAGGTCGGTACACTGGGACCACAGCTCTTCGGCTTTTACGCCAAGCCGATTGGGCTCTATTACATCTTTGGACTTCTGTATTTTTTTACCGTATTCAGCCTATTTGCTTTTTTCGCCTACGGTATCAGGGGCGTCAAGCTTTACTGGAAGAATAATATTCTCCCTTCGCTGACGTCATTGAGCAGCTGCAGCAGCCTGGCAACCATGCCGGCCAACCTGCTTGCCGCCAAAAGTATCGGCATTCCCGATACGGTCGCCAGTGTGGTAATTCCACTGGGGACTACCTTACATAAACATGGCTCGGCAATTTCCTGTATCTTTAAGATCTATGTGGCGCTGCTGCTCAGCGGGCAGGATTTTTTCAATCCCGCCAATCTGATCATGGCAGTGGGCATCACGTTGCTGGTCAGCATCGTTGCCGGCGGCATCCCGAATGGCGGCTATATCGGTGAAATGCTGATCATATCGGTATACCAGATGCCGACGGAAGTGATACCCTCGATTATGATCATTGCCACACTCGTCGATCCATTAGCAACAATGCTGAATGCCACGGGGGATACAGTCGCCGCTATGCTGACAGCGAGATTAACGGGCCAAAAACTCTCTCCGCACGAAACCGCCAGCTCTGAGTGA
- a CDS encoding MarR family winged helix-turn-helix transcriptional regulator: MLDQDLESQEYFYNFLTGKYSIAVMRRLQRNLKEAGLTITSEQWSIMYNLWMEEGLTQQELAVRTFRDKPSVTRLINNLERMNLVIRVNDKNDRRSNLIYLTKTGRRMKEEGMRQAKNTIEQALGGLTEDQIALSHTTLHRVLFNLK; encoded by the coding sequence ATGTTAGACCAAGATTTAGAATCGCAAGAGTACTTTTATAATTTCCTTACAGGGAAGTATTCCATAGCAGTTATGCGCCGTTTACAGCGTAATCTCAAAGAAGCAGGATTGACTATTACCTCCGAGCAGTGGAGTATCATGTACAATCTCTGGATGGAAGAGGGGCTTACCCAGCAGGAACTTGCCGTCCGGACATTCAGAGACAAACCGAGTGTGACCCGCCTGATCAACAATCTTGAAAGAATGAATCTGGTGATCCGTGTCAACGATAAAAACGATAGACGGTCCAATCTGATCTATCTGACCAAGACGGGCCGCAGAATGAAGGAGGAGGGCATGCGACAGGCCAAAAATACCATTGAGCAGGCGCTGGGAGGCCTGACTGAAGACCAGATCGCTTTATCCCATACGACGCTCCATCGCGTGCTCTTTAACCTGAAATAA
- a CDS encoding amidohydrolase codes for MEPLKITIFQAYLFWENIEKNLNNLALRLSSLREKTDLILLPEMFNTGFTNNVAKCAEPANGPTTKWLFEMASSLNCVVAGSLIIEEGGKYYNRFVWMFPDGKYVKYDKRHLFSLSKENEYFEPGNERILVDIKGWNICPMICYDLRFPVWSKNQNAAYDILVYTASWPDKRSAHWRALIPARAIENQAYVIGVNRVGHDGNDIYYSGGSMCISPLGDVVYYKPEDEDLYTFTLNPNDLLEAREKFPFLKDSDSFTIG; via the coding sequence ATGGAGCCTTTAAAGATAACGATATTTCAAGCATATTTATTCTGGGAAAATATAGAGAAAAATCTGAATAACCTGGCGTTGCGGCTTTCTTCGCTACGTGAGAAAACTGATTTGATCCTATTGCCTGAGATGTTTAATACCGGCTTCACGAACAACGTTGCGAAATGCGCTGAACCTGCCAATGGGCCGACAACAAAATGGCTGTTCGAAATGGCAAGCTCCCTGAATTGCGTTGTTGCCGGTTCGTTGATTATTGAGGAAGGCGGAAAATATTATAACCGTTTTGTCTGGATGTTTCCGGATGGCAAATATGTGAAGTACGACAAGCGCCATCTCTTTAGTCTGTCCAAGGAAAATGAGTACTTTGAACCCGGTAACGAGCGTATACTGGTGGATATCAAAGGCTGGAATATATGTCCGATGATTTGCTATGACCTGCGTTTTCCGGTATGGTCCAAGAATCAGAACGCTGCTTACGATATCCTGGTGTACACGGCCAGCTGGCCTGATAAACGTTCGGCGCATTGGCGGGCACTTATTCCGGCGCGCGCGATCGAGAACCAAGCTTATGTGATCGGTGTAAACCGTGTCGGCCACGACGGTAATGATATTTATTATTCCGGCGGCTCGATGTGCATTTCTCCACTGGGCGATGTGGTGTACTACAAACCCGAAGATGAGGATCTGTACACCTTTACCCTGAATCCAAATGATCTGTTGGAAGCCCGTGAGAAATTTCCATTTTTGAAAGATTCAGACAGTTTTACCATCGGTTAA